From the Penicillium oxalicum strain HP7-1 chromosome V, whole genome shotgun sequence genome, one window contains:
- a CDS encoding putative endo-1,3(4)-beta-glucanase produces MATSWRIIAVLTWLFATESVDCLPRSISTSSSQVTTLATTEPEQVSRTQYPPSNQRIAIQAATPTYCVPLDHSGHPSQLPFPTLDLSNLFGGPDGLLLPPTTALPPTTYHSGTSNHTSPESPSSDTESELTIASTATMTQNIFEPIGTGAVPASIKTRNDHPVPNQHANSSGPIETNKFYAGLFLGSQTNASFTQPYSIAWSRGGGSLRSWGMGVSHVEAKLLAYGPPNSKLPGSPVSFYINPIGLQHVILSATELNESSVLVTEEPKAFSATAVLKRSSSSSQSITFPVVQGMGYVTGVYRDLQPVVESGTFFRKIVNSGSPKSGIFKYQLYLEDDTVWMLYVVPDNGRDPQFKLISNSSLQGPSGFTGTIQVAKNPAGQTGEKFFDNSAGVYPVAGTVSGNVSGTSGTYSLSWTKAGRNSSDTPLIMFALPHHVQSFDRDTLGRATDIRLRTTTKGNATAVIGDRWVMSEQNLPTDMGFAPWSPLIGNIKALSGTAQRAILDVAPLELQQSIENQTNLNSMYYSGKALSKFATLIWTVSDLTNSPGIAQDALQELKRCFSRFAQNRQQFPLAYDSVWKGVVSTAGYGGDLNADFGNTAYNDHHFHYGYFIQAAAIIGTMDPGWLAENKEWVNTLVRDAGNSIEYDPYFPFSRSFDWFNGHSWAKGLFESFDGKDQESTSEDAMFAYAIKMWGKTIGDASMEARGNMMLAILRRSLKNYFLMQTNNTNQPANFIGNKVTGILFENKVDHTTYFGNNPEFIQGIHMLPLLPNSGYTREPTFVAEEWQAIFSESSSSPASRVQGGWKGVLFANLALIDPRASWEFFAQSNFDYSWIDGGASRIWYMAYSAGKSADVLLVNHAEQY; encoded by the exons ATGGCAACTTCATGGAGAATCATAGCCGTGCTGACCTGGCTTTTCGCCACAGAATCAGTCGATTGCCTGCCCCGGTCAATAAGCACTTCTAGTTCTCAAGTCACGACTCTAGCAACGACAGAGCCAGAGCAAGTCTCGAGAACTCAATATCCTCCTTCAAACCAAAGGATTGCCATTCAGGCAGCCACACCG ACTTATTGTGTTCCCTTGGATCACAGCGGTCATCCATCGCAACTTCCGTTCCCAACCCTCGACTTGAGCAACCTATTTGGTGGTCCCGACGGGCTGCTGTTGCCCCCAACCACAGCCCTACCACCTACCACCTACCACAGTGGTACATCAAACCACACGTCACCAGAATCGCCGTCTTCCGACACAG AATCCGAACTCACAATCGCGTCAACAGCAACAATGACGCAGAACATCTTTGAGCCGATTGGAACTGGCGCTGTTCCCGCCAGCATCAAGACACGGAATGACCATCCTGTCCCGAACCAACAT GCTAATTCAAGCGGCCCTATTGAGACCAACAAGTTCTATGCTGGTCTTTTCCTTGGTTCGCAAACCAACGCTTCTTTCACTCAGCCCTACTCCATCGCGTGGTCCCGGGGAGGAGGGTCGCTGAGAAGCTGGGGAATGGGTGTCTCTCACGTGGAAGCCAAGCTGCTTGCATACGGCCCGCCAAATTCCAAATTACCCGGCAGTCCGGTCAGCTTTTATATCAATCCCATTGGACTCCAGCATGTCATTTTGTCAGCTACTGAACTCAATGAGTCCAGCGTGCTCGTCACGGAGGAGCCCAAGGCCTTTTCGGCCACAGCCGTCCTCAAGCGGTCCAGCAGCTCCTCGCAAAGTATCACATTCCCTGTGGTTCAGGGAATGGGGTACGTCACAGGCGTATACCGCGATCTTCAGCCCGTGGTGGAAAGCGGTACATTCTTCCGCAAGATCGTCAATTCTGGATCCCCAAAGTCGGGCATCTTTAAATACCAGCTATATCTGGAGGACGATACCGTCTGGATGCTTTATGTTGTCCCTGACAATGGCCGAGATCCCCAGTTCAAATTGATCAGTAACTCGAGTCTCCAGGGCCCATCTGGATTCACCGGGACCATTCAGGTCGCCAAGAACCCTGCTGGTCAAACAGGCGAGAAGTTCTTCGACAATTCAGCGGGCGTCTACCCCGTTGCAGGCACTGTGTCTGGGAATGTCAGCGGAACTTCGGGCACTTACAGCCTCTCGTGGACCAAGGCTGGCAGGAACAGCAGTGACACCCCTCTCATCATGTTTGCCCTGCCCCATCACGTCCAATCTTTCGACAGGGACACACTTGGACGTGCCACTGACATTCGCCTGCGAACTACCACCAAGGGCAATGCCACTGCCGTGATTGGGGATCGCTGGGTCATGAGTGAGCAAAATCTTCCCACAGACATGGGATTCGCCCCTTGGTCGCCACTCATCGGCAACATCAAAGCTCTTTCTGGAACCGCTCAACGAGCGATACTGGATGTGGCCCCTTTGGAATTACAACAGAGTATTGAAAACCAGACCAACCTCAACAGCATGTATTACAGCGGAAAAGCTCTGAGCAAGTTCGCAACCTTGATCTGGACCGTCAGCGACCTTACCAACAGCCCCGGTATCGCTCAAGATGCTCTACAAGAATTGAAAAGATGCTTCTCCCGCTTTGCGCAGAATCGGCAACAATTCCCTCTTGCGTATGACTCCGTTTGGAAGGGCGTGGTGTCGACGGCAGGCTATGGGGGCGATCTGAATGCCGACTTTGGAAACACGGCCTACAACGATCATCACTTTCACTATGGCTACTTCATTCAAGCTGCCGCCATCATCGGCACCATGGATCCGGGTTGGCTTGCCGAAAATAAGGAGTGGGTCAACACTCTCGTTCGCGACGCCGGCAATTCCATCGAGTACGACCCTTACTTCCCTTTTTCCCGCTCTTTCGATTGGTTCAATGGTCATTCATGGGCCAAAGGGCTCTTCGAGTCATTTGATGGAAAGGATCAAGAATCCACTTCTGAGGATGCCATGTTCGCGTACGCGATCAAGATGTGGGGCAAAACCATTGGGGATGCCAGCATGGAGGCTCGTGGGAACATGATGCTGGCGATCTTGCGCCGCTCGCTGAAAAACTACTTCCTCATGCAGACCAACAACACCAACCAGCCCGCCAACTTCATTGGGAATAAGGTGACTGGGATTCTGTTTGAGAACAAGGTGGATCACACCACGTACTTTGGAAACAACCCCGAGTTTATTCAAGGTATCCACATGCTGCCATTGCTTCCCAACTCGGGCTACACCCGTGAGCCGACGTTTGTCGCCGAAGAGTGGCAAGCTATCTTTTCAGAGAGCTCGTCATCCCCTGCGTCCAGGGTCCAAGGTGGCTGGAAGGGAGTTCTGTTCGCCAACCTCGCATTGATTGACCCGCGGGCGTCGTGGGAGTTCTTTGCTCAATCTAATTTCGACTACAGCTGGATCGATGGCGGGGCCTCTCGCATTTGGTACATGGCCTATTCTGCTGGTAAGTCCGCGGACGTGCTCCTCGTCAACCATGCGGAACAATACTAA
- a CDS encoding 40S ribosomal protein S8-A: MGISRDSRHKRSATGAKRAFYRKKRAFEKGRQPANTRLGTKRIHLVRTRGGNQKYRALRLESGNFSWGSEGVARKTRVIGVSYHPSNNELVRTNTLTKSAVVQIDAAPFRQWYEAHYGQSIGRRRQQKTAETTEEKKSKSVTKKQAARFAAQGKVEGAIERQFESGRLFAVVSSRPGQSGRVDGYILEGDELAFYQRAIRK; the protein is encoded by the exons ATGGGTATCTCTCGTGATTCTCGCCACAAGCGCAGCGCCACCGGTGCCAAGCGTGCTTTCTACCGCAAGAAGAG AGCCTTCGAGAAGGGTCGCCAGCCCGCCAACACCCGTCTTGGCACCAAGCGCATCCACCTTGTCCGCACTCGTGGTGGCAACCAGAAGTACCGTGCTCTCCGTCTCGAGTCTGGTAACTTCTCCTGGGGCTCCGAGGGTGTTGCCCGCAAGACCCGTGTTATCGGTGTCTCCTACCACCCTTCCAACAACGAGCTGGTCCGTACCAACACCCTGACCAAGTCCGCCGTTGTTCAGATCGACGCCGCTCCTTTCCGTCAGTGGTACGAGGCCCACTACGGCCAGAGCATCGGCCGCAGACGCCAGCAGAAGACTGCTGAGAccaccgaggagaagaagagcaagtcTGTCACCAAGAAGCAGGCTGCCCGCTTCGCCGCCCAGGGCAAGGTTGAGGGCGCCATCGAGCGTCAGTTCGAGTCCGGACGTCTGTTCGCTGTTGTCTCTTCCCGCCCCGGCCAGTCCGGCCGTGTTGACGGTTACATCCTCGAGGGTGATGAGCTGGCCTTCTACCAGCGTGCGATCCGCAAGTAA
- a CDS encoding putative transporter translates to MKFSHSIQFNAVPDWSSNYIAYSNLKKLIYTLEKQANNPDGQSGADVESAPLLGGSQVINPDAVFKRALDSELDKVCTFYEQKQAEIFQNTDELLHEAMGYLSETAGVNMDPVSETVIKARTLSSNSRYDNTQRRRSSVSEDEADSDDENVASAVMGLRRQASTDGGSTTDGHHQGDMTDSTFFNPSGSRLLRDPEMSDQAFLALYNAGVSLKKRLIESYVSLCELRSFIELNRTGFSKALKKYDKTLFRNTRRDYLTSVVHPAVPFTDSTMAAVDNYIEKVEGVYADVVTKGNRELASRELRLHLREHVVWERNTVWREMIEIERRAQAANVGIRRTLLGADEDPATAIRQGDKHDIRTTEFTTPLGRIQFPTWLCSLSFGALVFSMAVFGALLSVPIMESIEQQNCLAMLVLVSILWATEAIPLFVTSLLIPFLVVILGIMRSDDKPYTRLPPKEATKMVFASMWTPVIMLLLGGFTIAAALSKYDIARRMAMFVLSKAGSKPKIVLLTNMFVSMFLSMWISNVASPVLCYSIIQPLLRNLSPDSDFAKSLVLGIALAANVGGAASPIASPQNIIALQNMYPSISWGTWFFISLPVCIISILLIWGLLLVTFNPGRNATVIPIRPVKDRFTGVQYFISAVTLLTIALWCASHQLEHVFGDMGVIAIIPLVVFFGTGILNKEDFNNFLWTIIILAAGGLCLGKAVTSSGLLHTIASGITARVEHLSLYGVLLVFSALILVIATFISHTVAALIILPLVRQIGVGMEDPHPNLLVMASALMCSVAMALPTSGFPNMTAIMTEFPQTGQRYLHVRHFLTRGIPASLMSFVVIVTLGYGLMYVAGL, encoded by the exons ATGAAGTTTTCGCATAGCATTCAATTCAATGCTGTGCCCGATTGGAGCTCCAATTACATTGCCTACAGCAATTTGAAAAAATT AATTTATACCCTCGAAAAGCAGGCAAACAACCCAGATGGACAATCAGGCGCGGATGTCGAGTCTGCTCCACTCCTGGGGGGTTCCCAAGTGATCAACCCAGACGCAGTCTTTAAGCGGGCGCTGGACTCAGAGCTGGATAAAGTCTGTACCTTCTACGAGCAGAAGCAGGCCGAGATCTTTCAAAACACAGACGAATTGCTTCACGAAGCCATGGGCTACCTGTCGGAGACCGCCGGCGTCAACATGGATCCTGTCAGCGAGACTGTCATCAAAGCCAGAACATTGAGCTCGAACTCGCGTTATGATAACACTCAGCGTCGTCGGTCCAGTGTCAGCGAGGATGAGGCAGATAGTGACGACGAGAATGTTGCTTCTGCTGTCATGGGTCTCCGTCGACAGGCGTCCACTGACGGAGGATCTACGACCGATGGTCATCACCAGGGCGATATGACAGACTCGACCTTTTTCAATCCATCTGGCAGTCGCTTGCTTCGCGATCCTGAAATGAGTGACCAGGCGTTCTTGGCGTTGTATAATGCGGGAGTTTCACTCAAGAAACGTCTCATCGAGTCATATGTCTCACTCTGTGAACTGCGGTCTTTCATCGAGCTGAACAGGACTGGTTTCTCCAAAGCGCTGAAGAAGTATGACAAGACACTCTTCCGCAACACGCGCCGAGACTACCTGACATCTGTGGTACACCCCGCAGTGCCCTTCACCGATTCCACAATGGCCGCAGTTGATAACTACATTGAAAAGGTTGAGGGAGTGTACGCGGACGTGGTCACAAAAGGAAACCGTGAACTGGCCAGTCGAGAACTGCGATTGCATCTCCGTGAGCATGTTGTTTGGGAACGGAACACGGTCTGGCGTGAAATGATTGAAATCGAACGGCGTGCCCAAGCGGCCAACGTCGGTATTCGTCGCACTCTTTTGGGAGCCGACGAAGACCCGGCCACAGCGATTCGGCAAGGCGACAAGCATGACATTCGCACGACGGAATTCACCACTCCACTTGGCCGTATACAGTTCCCCACGTGGCTGTGCAGCTTAAGTTTTGGCGCACTCGTCTTCAGCATGGCGGTGTTTGGAGCTTTGCTCTCAGTCCCGATAATGGAATCGATTGAACAGCAGAATTGCCTGGCCATGCTTGTCCTTGTCAGCATCCTGTGGGCGACAGAA GCTATTCCACTGTTTGTGACTTCACTGTTGATTCCATTCCTGGTGGTCATCCTAGGTATCATGCGGTCCGATGATAAACCGTACACGCGATTGCCTCCGAAAGAGGCAACAAAGATGGTCTTCGCGTCTATGTGGACTCCAGTGATCATGCTGCTCCTCGGCGGCTTCACAATTGCTGCAGCATTGTCAAAATACGATATTGCCCGCCGGATGGCAATGTTTGTCTTGAGTAAAGCTGGATCAAAGCCCAAGATTGTTCTCCTGACGAACATGTTTGTCAGTATGTTCCTCAGCATGTGGATCAGCAACGTTGCCTCTCCCGTGCTCTGCTACTCGATCATCCAGCCACTCCTGCGCAATTTGTCACCCGATTCCGACTTTGCCAAGTCGCTGGTGCTCGGTATTGCACTGGCTGCCAACGTGGGCGGTGCGGCATCTCCCATCGCATCGCCGCAAAACATTATCGCCCTTCAGAACATGTATCCGAGCATCAGTTGGGGAACATGGTTTTTCATCTCGCTGCCTGTGTGTATAATTTCCATCCTCTTGATTTGGGGGCTGTTGCTGGTGACTTTCAATCCTGGTCGCAATGCCACGGTGATTCCCATTCGCCCCGTCAAGGATCGCTTCACTGGCGTTCAGTACTTTATCAGTGCGGTGACTTTGCTCACGATCGCGCTCTGGTGTGCCAGCCATCAGCTGGAGCATGTCTTTGGTGATATGGGTGTGATTGCCATTATCCCGTTggtcgtcttcttcggcaCGGGAATTCTCAACAAGGAGGATTTCAACAACTTTCTATGGACGATCATCATTTTGGCCGCCGGCGGTCTCTGCCTCGGCAAGGCGGTCACCTCCTCCGGTCTCCTGCACACGATTGCATCCGGGATCACGGCCCGTGTCGAGCATCTCAGCCTGTATGGCGTGCTCCTTGTATTCTCAGCCTTGATCCTTGTCATCGCCACATTCATCTCACACACCGTCGCTGCATTGATCATTCTCCCTCTTGTGCGCCAGATTGGTGTTGGCATGGAGGACCCCCACCCCAACTTGCTGGTCATGGCCAGTGCTCTGATGTGCTCGGTTGCCATGGCCTTGCCCACGAGTGGTTTCCCGAATATGA ctgCCATCATGACCGAATTCCCACAGACTGGCCAGCGCTACCTGCATGTCCGCCATTTCCTCACCCGAGGTATTCCGGCCAGTCTGATGTCCTTTGTGGTAATTGTGACTCTCGGCTACGGCCTCATGTACGTTGCAGGCCTCTAG